TAAAGAAATCCTactcctttgtttttgtttataagTATGAATTGGTATGGAACAAATGCAAACAGTGTAAGCACCAGAGGATAAACACTTTTGCTTTGAATAGGGAAGTCATGGATTGTGGCCACAgacaaaagtttatttttctacagcctaatgtgtaccaaAAGGTATATCTGGCATATATTTTAGGGCTTATGGACAAAAAATGATACACTGCCAATATTAGGGTAAGACTGTCACTGTAGAGGTTGTCAAGTATGTAGAAATAAACAGACTAATGACAGAATATTTTTGGTTCACAAAGCATACCAGGTAGAGGGAAAGTTCATAGCCTCTTCATAGACTCTTCACCCAAGCACATACACCAGTTTCCTTAGTTGTTCTTCTGAAGTGTTTTTGTACACCAGCTTTATCAAATAGAGGTGCATGTGAGAATGCAGACAGATTGGTGACTATTAGATCGTTAACCGGTAAGATACTTAAAAAATAGACTTTGTGATGTTTGATAGGATAGTAATGCAGATGATATTCTCGTATACCCCCAGGTAGTTTGCTGACAGAAAAGACACAAAGTATTTCCAGCACTGTGAACGTATTAGAAGCAAGTAATTTactggaaaaaaggaaaactgttcAGACCTAATTCTTCTGTAATTGTCGAAGATTATTGTGTGAAAATGGCTGATCAGATCTTCTTGTAATTGTTTCTGcaaggagcagcagcagctctggtACAAACAGCATCTTCAGAATCTGCAGAAACTTAAGCAAGAGAGAGCCAAACAGAATCAGAAGGATGGAGATGGCTCTTTCCCCCTGCCACCACCCCCAGGCAAAACAGCTCCTCCGCCCCCTCCATTAGAACCACCAAAaagcacaccaccaccaccaccgcctAAAGAGGAACCTCCAACACCGCCACCACTACCTGAGGAAGTAAGGGTAAGAATTCCTACACCATTGGATGCATATACAGTGAACACCATCAATTTGCACATTAATATCGTATTAGTATTAGTTTGCTACAATGAAAGCAGTGCAAAATCTGTTGGAATTTGTAAGTGATATCAGTTTTCAATAGAGCTGAACTCTAAAAGTGAGCTTAACCCACACATCTCTGTAGGATTATCCTGATTTCTGCTTGAGGCTCGCATGTCAAGGCTTCCAGTTAAAAATTTGACTTGCATTGTGGCTAATATATAAGGAGTAACACATAAATAGTTTCCTAATttgataattttttaaaataatttgcgATACGACATACTATTAAAATATTGCATAagtcataaaatacattttaaacattttaacagcatGGCTCGCTCTTTGTGAATTAAAGGTTGGTGTGTGCTCAAAGTCTattagaataatcctttaattgtcccacaaggggaaatttggtatTTGGTATATTATAGATTTGTCAAACTAaatatatgaataataataaaataataatgcatttgAATGCTGTAATGGACAATTAAAATTTCCTGGGCTGCACCGAATTCTGTGGAAATctgagattattattatttttttatttattttttttgcacattattaATGAAGGCTTTACCTCTACCAGCAACTATTCAAGAAGCAGTCACAGATAAAATGTTTGTCCGTTTGCCTGGGAATTTAAACAAGTTGCATAGTGTTAACATTACCAGTGTTTTATTCAATAGCCTTTAAGAACACACCACAACCAGTATTAAGAGAAATTAGTTTGTTCCTGAATCTAAACACTGTTTATATTGTTTACATAAATTTACAGAGTGAAAATGTAGGAAAATCACCTACATTTACAGACACAGTAAGTCGCACTACCCATTCTGCCATTATTGTAGTGTTCCTCGATAAACTCACTGGatacttcattaggtacacctttttAGTACTGGTTTGGACCCACTTTTTCCTTCGGAACGACCTTAATTTATCATGGGATAGATTGAACAAATTTCTGGAAATATTCCTTTGAGATATTGGTCCATATAGACATGATGGGATCATACAGATGCTGCAGATTTGGTGGCTGCACATCCTTGTTGGGAATTTCCCATTCTACCACATCCTAAAGGTTCTTTATTGGATTGAGATTTGGTGAGCGTTAaggtcatttgagtacagtgaacttgTCATGTCTTCTGCTTCCATAGTGTATCTGCCTAAaagtgttgtgcattcagagatgttcATCTGCATATCTTGGAAGAACAAGTAATTATTTAAGTTACTGTTCCCTTCTTATTGGCTTGAAGCAATCAGACCATTATCCTTTGTCCTCTGGCATCATCAAGGTACCTTGAAGAAAATTATCCCTTACtagataatttatttttttggaccATTCACTGCAAACcctagaaaaaagaaaatccaaataGATCagaagtttctgaaatacttggAACAGCCATCAGGCACCAACACCATGCATGATTtagagtcacttaaatcacctacTCTGATGCTCAGTTCAAACTTCACCAGGTCGTCTGGACCATGACCTCATACTGAAATACGTAGTTGCTGCCATTTAGTTGCTAATTAGAAATTTGCATTAACAACCAGGTAAACAGGCATACCTAATGAAGTAGCGGgtcagtgtattttattttattattttattgtttgtgttaactgccataatatgaattaaGTGGCTTAAGTGTGCAGGGATCAACCACTTTCATTCATCCTTCCCATTGTAATTGTAGTAGTGTTTGTAATGGCTCTTCCCCAGTTATAGTACTCATCCCATGTCCAATATTTAAGCAATATGAGCAGGATATTAAGGCACTCTTacctaaaatgttttttgttctcaATAGTGTCTTGGATTCATCGTAAAGTAATTTCCTTCCCTTCATTACAAACTgcatacacttttttttaagaaattttttttgtgatttacaGTGATATACTGTGCTATAATTTTTCCTTGTTTCTGTTTAAAGCCTGAAGTACCAAAAGACCCAGAGGAAGCTGCTCGCCTTCAGCAGTTACAGGCTGCAGCAGCACACTGGCAACAGGTTCAACAGCAGAGAGCCGGTTTACAATATCAGGCTCTCATGCAACAACATGAGAAGcttcagcagattctggagcaATACCAACGCCTCATTCAACAGCCTGCAAACCTACAGGTAGGTAAATGGCCAATGGCATCTTGATGGCCAACAAGTTTTCAGTTTCATGTGTAATGTCTGAGTAATTACTTTGTTATAACTTATGTGCAGTTGTAATTACTTTGTTTTAACTATGTACAGTTGTAATTACTTTGTTATTACTGTATGTACAGTTGCATCTGGAAATATTTAAGCAGTGACACAGCTTCCATGATTCCTCTTATGCacttttggaccattctcttTAAACTCTAGAGATGGTATTGTGGGAAAACTCTTGGGGTGCAACAGCTTTGTTACAGTTGGCTTAATATGAGCGCACAGCATATCCTTATACATGTCTGAAGTCAATGGGATTCAACTGTCACATCATCCCTAAACATATAGTGAAGCATGCCCATGTATCATATTGCTTCGACTGTGTTTGATAGGTGATGTTATGCTTTGAATCATGAGCTGGTCCCAGCTTTCTTTGTGCTTTCTGCTGATCATTCTGTATTCTGtctggctttttgttttttggcaggTTCAGCCATTCTCCATTTTAAGGCTGATGAATAGTTTGCGCCTGGTGTTAAACCTTCTGTATTTACAGTTATAAAGTCTTCTCTTGGTGACTTGTAAAATGATATGTTTACCTGTTGCAGAGTGTGCTACACTTGGCTGTTTTTTGGGGATAGTTTGCTTTTTGTCTTCACCACGGAAAAGCTCATGTGTTATCATCCACTTCTGTTGTCTGTAGTGAATCTCCAGGTCTTGTTGACTTGCAGAGCAGCGTAAAAACTTGCTACTAATGCTTTCTGCATATCACATGGgatttgttttatatttgcagCCTAAGGATGATCTGTTTTCATTAATAGTTTGTTAGATATTGTGTTGTGCTTTCACACCAACCTTTTACCTTCTTAATTGGTTTAGAATTAAAGAGTAGCtcaattctgtccataaaatatcttttgaatCATTAACCCAGTTACGTTGGTTCCTAAAAATAATGTATTTCCTATTAAAAAGCAAAGCCCTAAACCCTTCATTCAATTTGGGTACAAAcccaaatgtgtttttctaaataCTTATCCTATCTGCATGTAAAATTAAGCAATAAATAATCACCAAAATTCTCTTTTGCAGTCAATGTCTGCAGAAATGCAGCTGAGGCACTATGAAATGCAACAGCAACAGTTCACACCTCTATTCCAAGACTGGAATCACTCCTTCACCCTGTGGTATGAGCAATTCCAGAGCTATCCTCATAAAGACCAACTGCAGGATTATGGGCATCAGTGGAAACAGTGGAAGGAACAGATGAATGCAACAAATGCCCACCTTCAAGAAAGAGTGGCTACTCTCACTGCCATGGTACCATTTGCGTCAAGCCAATATAATAGTGGAATGATGGGACAGTATGGCCAGTACCCTGTACAAGACATGCCTTTGCAGCAGTCAGTAAACCCAGGTATGCAGCAGACCCCTGTTACTGTTGGTCCAAGACTTCAAGGTCCACAGCCTACTGGTTTTGTAACACATTCAGAATCACCTGCTGTGCCCTCAGTTCGAGGAAGTGCCCCTAGTGGCATAGGAGTCCAACCCCCAGTTCCCCCAGTTGTCCAGCCACCAAGTTTCAACAATGTCAGGGGTCCACGGTAAGTTGTAATTGTTTTTATTACTATGTGTTACTATGTTTTGCTCAGTTATACATTTGGTtatatttatcttttaaaaGCACATCTTTATATAAAATTGCttcatatttaattgtaattattgttttctttaaatggggtgttttttttttatttaaatttttatttttgttttgttattttgttttatttcccaGGGTAAACAACCCCAGATTTGAACAACCACAGCAGCGATTTGATGGACCCCCAAGGTTTGACCAACCGCAACAGCGATTTGATGGGCCTCCAAGATTTGACCACCCACAACAACGCTTTGATGGTCCTCCAAGGTTTGACCAACCACAGAACCGTTTTGAGGGTCCCCCTCGATTTGACCAACCGAGGCACCGTTTTGATGGTCCACCTAGATTCGATCAACAACGGCAACGGTTTGATGGACCGCCCAGATTTGATCAACCTCGATTTGGGCAGCCACCTAGGTTTGATTCCACAAGGCTCACTGGCCCTTCACCTCGTCTTGAATGTCCACCAAAGcttcaagaaaaacagcagcaagGAATGCTGCCTAAGGTGGAACCAGTCACTCCGCAACCTCCAACTCCAGATTCTAAGACTCTAGAAAAATCGTCTGATAAGTCGCtatctgaaaatgaaaaagataaATTGAAATCGGTTGATAAGAGCGCTTCTGAAGATATGACAGATGACAACTTACTTTCAACTGAGGGTTTTTTTGTCCAAAGTGAACCAATTCCTCAGACATTACAAACAGATACAAAACCTGAGGATTCAAATAGCAGTGTTACTTTGGACAAAGGTGAAAAATCTGAACCTGTTAACAGTAAGCCATCTGTAAATACTAGTCCTGCTGTTACATCAAACACTACAACACAAAATTCGCACAAACCAGATGGACCACTGGGAAACAGCAAACCACCACAGATTCCAAAGTCCTCAGGAATCCAACCAGAGCCACAAAAGCAGTCAAAACTAGATCCTCCAAAACCTCCCCCTGGTCGGGGACGAGGCCAGCCCCCAGTGCCTAGCCAGGTGCGCGGACGAGGACGTGGGCAGAGGAGCAGTGGAGAGTTTAAGGGACAAAACACTGTACCAATTGGGGAAGAGATGGGAGAAATGCCTTATGATTACATGCCCCCTGAAGAAAATGTGGGTATgcaagaagaacaagaaaacTACTATTGGCAAGATCCTTCACATGAACAGTTTGGTGGTGAGGAATCAGAAATGCCCCCAGAAGAAATGTGGATGCCAGAAGAACATCACTTCACAGAGGAAGAGTATTATCAAGAGCCAATAGGAGGACCCCACATGGGGAGAGGTGGGCCTCCAATGATGAGAGGAAGGCCCCCAATGCCTAGAGGTGGTCCTCCTATGGGAAGAGGTGGTCCTCCCATGGGAAGAGGTGGACCCCCTATGGGTCGGGGATGTCCTCCTATGGGTCGAGGAGGACCACCAATGGTTAGGGGAGGGCCACCAATGGTTAGGGGAGGGCCACCAATGGGCAGAGGTGGGCCACCAATGGGTAGAGGTGGACCACCAATGGGTAGAGGTGGACCACCCATGGCCAGAGGAGGTCCACCTATGGGAAGAGGATTACCCATGGGAAGAGGATTACCCATGGGAAGAGGAGGACCATCTATGGGAAGGGAAGAACCAGTGGACAGACACTGGGAAGAAGCTGAATCAAATGAGTACTTAGAGGATGAAGACCCTTACTGGATTGAAAGGAGACCACCAATGAGAGGCATGAGACCTCCATTTCCTCCTGGTCGGGGTCGTCCCCCACGTGGTCACCCTGGTTTCATGCTTCAAGGACGAGGCCGCCCCCCTTTCCCACCACATGGGCCAATAGATCACGAGCCATTAGGCCACGGAATGGAATCTGATGATTCCAATATGGATCCATCAAGGCATCCCATGTACCATGGACATGAACCCCCTAGCCATGCGATGCATCCTGACGTAGGACGAGGCAGGCGTCGTGTGCCACCACCACCTCATGAAATGATAGATCATTTGGAGGAGCCAATTTATGATGAGGGAACAGAGGGAGAATTAGATTGGCAGCCACCACCTGGCAGAGgtcctccaccacctccacaTGAGATACTAGATAGGGAAGGACTGAGGAGGAGACCTATGGGCCGGGGAATAGGAAGAGGCATGTGGCGGCCAGGTCCAACACATGAGGATTATGAAGAAGGTTATAAAGAGGGTTATGCTGTAGATTATGATCATGGGGAAGATGGTTATCGCTGTCGGCCACCACCAGACTATCGTCCTGATGACTGTCGTCGTGATGCCAGGTATCATGAGTCTGAGTGGGACAGAGAGCATGCTCTCCCAGAGAGGGACTATCCCCCCCGCAAGGCACCATCAGAGCCATTCAGAGAACCCCACTGGcaagaggaaagagaaagaggtCACCCATATCAATATGATGAACTTGAGCGGGGGAGAGGAGAACTCAGAATTCGTGAATACAGGGACGAGCCACCTTACCGGAAGGATGAACCATCTTACCCACCTCCTTCAGACTGGGATAGGCCTTCCAGACGTCCTCCACTGCCAGATAGAGGGTATCCAATAGACTATGAAGATCGTAGACCTCGCTATGAGGAACAAAGAGATGAAATTCCTTTGCATATACCTCCACCTGCAGCTGCACCTGTCACAAACCTGCCTGAGAGTTCAGTTGAAGCAGCCAGTGGAGCAAATGTACTTGCCCTTTCCCAACGCCAACATGAGATCATCTTGAAAGCTGCTCAAGAGCTTAAACTAATAAGGTAATTTCTAAACATTTACCATTGATTAGGCGAACAAAAACCAGCATCTATCCATGTGATTTACAATTATTTGATTTTCTTAggttgaaaaaaatgtattttctttgttttttttgttgaaacTCCATAATTTCACacattcatttctgttttaaCCTATGTTTAAATCATCTGTTTTAACTTAATAATTCCTTTCGGGTCCACAGGGAATTGCAGGAGGGTAAAACCTCTGGTAGTGAATCCAAGCCTGCACAAACTGATGTTCTGCCAGATCTGCCTGCTGGTCTTCTTGGATTAGAGATTCCACCAGAAGTCAGGAATGTTCTGAaggtaaataaaaatgatcaactttattattttagtcTACTTGGTGTGACTACATTGATGTAAAAAGACCAAGATAATTGATTATGTTGATTCAAATCccgtctgttttgttttcatctatttagatattttattccttgttttctcttttctcataaaatacaatacaatacatagaatttttttcctccattttcttttagttttactGTTAGATCATTCTAATATCAAATATGTTCCCAGGGTATGACTGCAACAACTCAGACAACTGCAGCTGAATCTGTGCCTCTCGATATAAAATCTACTGCCACACATTACCAGCCGTCATTCCCTGCACCTGCAGTGCCGGTTATTCCAAAGACGGTTGATTATGGTCATGGTCATGGTATGAGCAGCGTGTagtactttttgttttgtttccaaatGATGTTTTGGATTTATACTGATGAGCACTTGATATTTTAGAGCCTGGAACCACGGTTGAGCGGATCTCTTATGGTGAGAGGATTGTGTTGAGGCCTGACCCAGTGCCATCGGACCGGGGTTATGAAAAGGGTAGGTTTCAGTTGTATAATGTGAGGTTGGGCGATTTACTCAATAGTCTAATTTTCCTGTTGTCCCAACATGGGATCACAGAGAATTGCTGGAAGGATGGGTCGCCAATCAGGATCCACTAATCCTGTGtgactgaaacaaaaaaattcagcagcaaaaaaattctgagaaaaacatacaaaatgatGATTTATTTCTCACTTCCACCATAGGCATAAGCTTTGGTGCATGCTAAACAACAAAAGCTGATTTCAAGCAAACATTATGCCAGCTAATGTCAGGCTTGTGTGTCCTAAAAATCAGGCTTttcctctaaaaaaaaaaagaaaaaaaaaaaaaaaggttgattTGATTCTCACATTGTCAGTGTCCGATTTGTTAACAGCATTAAATCCACTTCAAAGAAAGCTTTAGTAACGCTGGCTAACAGCATCTTACAGCGGCAAAAACGGCAGTGCTTACCAACAGAAATGTTTGGTATATCCAGTATTGCTGTCATTGGAcagaagtgagcttcactgTCTCTTTGACTCATATCACactcctttcacaaagttttacacCCTCTTCTAGAGTAAATGATCATGGACATAATGGAAGCAGTGATCCGACCATCTAAAATGTGTAGCTAAACACCAGCCAGAGCCTGTGATTATATTCAAATGATTTGAAATATAGTGTTTTGTAAAATTATCATGTTTTTATGCACAAACAATAGTAGAAACAAGCCAGCTGGCTGCTATACACATGTGTCATGCATCAATAGAGAAGTTAACGAAAATCCTGCACTTTGTCTATCATTAGTCACTAACGTCATTGTCCAAGCctttttatctctctctctctctctctctctctctctctctctctctctctctctctctctctctctctctctctctctctctctctctctctctatatatatatatatatatatatatatatatatatatatatatatatatatatatatatatatatatatatatatattaggggtgcaacgatacacaaaattcacggttcagttcggttcgatactttggtgtcacggttcgatattttttcgatacaaaaaaatgttcaggctttttttaatttgtcatttattaaaattataaatatatattttaactcaaaagtacagtttttaaatttattgttgctgaaacaacaaagtaataaaaaaattaatctatctgatcgagaaatcactcatctttggaaaagagagtttattacagagaaatggctctttccaaaataaaagctatactatacgcttcttctggggtatactctcagcagcatattaaacatatcaggtccccataaggagaatcatgtgctaacggctgtctaaatgactcgggtaaagtttgtagcatgcgtgcttgttgtttttgtctgcttccacttgtctttgcactaggatgatgtcggagtaaatgtgcagtcataatcgttgtgttcccactagtgctgtcagcgttaatctgaaatgacgttaacaccacaacacggcaaatctccattaacgCGCTACCGAGGATCGACCCGTGCGTGGGggcaacacgttaacgagcaaactgcgctaacgcagtagttcccacccatgtaattgagcattgcgtggcacatccgacatactgttttacttttgtccatgacgcgcttaccttcagggtcatacttcacatgaagaccaaaatagttccaaaggccagatctgaatgagggtgggggaggttcaatttaccatgttgcaacgagcttagcttctgtcttgctagcttgcgctgtgctcagtggatctgcgctcgacagtgcagcctaggcggagtagtcgaacgcagatccactgagcgctcggcacagacagcatcgtcagaagaaaagttgatgaaataaattaaaaattttgtattgttcgatacacatgcataccgaaccgaaagcactgtatcgaacggttcaatatcgatacgagtatcgttgcacccctaatatatatatatatatatatatatatatatatatatatatgggtgtgtgtgtctatattaagtattttttttttttctaatacatGGTTATTAACTACTTGATTCTCCTAGAACCACTCAGAGATCCTTACGGCAGAGACCCATATTACGAAAGACGATCAGACCCTTACATGGACCGCCGGGAGTACAGCAGAGAGAGGGAATTATACAGAGAGAAGCCAGAATATGAAAGAGAAAGATTTGACAGGGAGCGCTACcccctgagagagagagatgacagGTAAGAAGCTTCTTCACCGTTACTGACAGCATTTTTTTCTACCTATGGAGTAGTGTGCTGcttctttatatatataatattgttttttatttgtctgtATTTTTGATTCAAGCACTCAGGCCATGAATGATGAAAGGTACTATATCACATTGTGTCATACACTGTGATAAGTCTTCACTGTGCCTTTGTGCTAGTCTGAAATGTAAAGTTCTGTTGATGAAATGAAACTTATTATGCCCCCATTCTCTGTAGATCTCCACTGGCGTCTTCTCTACGCTCCGGATACAGGGAGAGGGACCGGGATGTTCGAGATAGGGACCGAAGTGGCAGCCGTGATCCAGATGAACATTATGGGAGGCCAGGTTATGATAGACCTCCATATGAGCGTGCTATACTTGAGCGTACTGGGCCTGAGCGTTACAGTCATAGCCCATCACCTTACAGTAAGTTGAACATGAGGTAACGCACAGTAAATTGGTAAAGTAAatatgaaataagaaaaaagatttattttttttattctatagTGGACAGAAGAAGTTATCCAGATGACAGAGGGCCCCCCACTGCACCACCAATCCCACCTCCACAACCTCCCCCACGTGTTGAGAAGAAGCCAGAAATCAAGAATATCGACGATATCCTTAAACTACCTGGCAGATTGTCTCGCCCTGAAAGGGTACCAACTACCACTGCGGTCTTAATTCATGCATCAATACCCCACTCTTTAAATGAGCAGCACTCATTGAAGTTCTCTATTTTAACAGATTGTCATAATCATGAGGGGGCTTCCAGGAAGCGGAAAAACCCATGTTGCAAAGCTCATACGGGTGAGTCGAGTCCTTCTAGCAAATTATAGGGTTATGTAATTTGATTGTAAGCTAAATGAACTTTTATAATAAGTGCACAAACATTAGAACCCTTACTTATAGACTATCTTTATGTGTCATTAGGTTTCAACATAATAAATGCTGTTTTGTAACGACACAAAATCTTAAATACTCTTTTCTGTCTTGTGGACAATGTTAAGGACAAAGAGGTTGAATGTGGCGGTGCACCTCCCCGAGTTCTTGTTTTAGATGATTACTTCATGACAGAGGTTGAGAAAGTTGAGAAGGACCCAGACACTGGGAAGAGGGTCAAAAAAAAGGTAAGTCTGACAGATGAATTGCATAGAACATGCACTAAAGCAAAATACATGCACGATGTAATGCAGAAAAACCTGTCTTGCAGGCTATGGAGTACGAGTATGAGCCGGAGATGGAGGATACTTACCGGAGCAGCATGCTTAAAACGTTTAAGAAAACCTTGGATGATGGCTTTTTTCCCTTCATTATTTTAGACACTATTAATGACAGGGTTAAACATTTTGATCAGTTCTGGAGTGCAGCTAAAACTAAAGGCTTTGAGGTGAGTTATATTAATGAGAGAGCCAGAAAAACACTCATGTCCGCCCTGTGCtaaaaaggatttgtttctCTCGTTTCAAGGTGTATTTGGCTGAAATCACTGCAGACACTCAAACTTGTGCAAAGCGGAATGTCCATGGGCGCACGCTTAAGGATATAATGAAGGTCTATAAGATCACTTAGCTGATCTCAAATACAGAGATATTTGTTTGGACTGCAAAAAGGGTAACGTTTACTAAACGTATAGATGCAGCGTACACTTCTCAATGATACATTCTGTATACAGATGTCTAATAACTGGGAGCCTTCACCACGTCACATGGTGCGCTTGGATGTCCGGTCCCTGCTGCAGGATGCTGCTATAGAGGAGGTGAAATTTTTCAGTCTTGACAAAAATCAGAAAATTACACTTCTTTGTTGCTAATTAAGATAAACCAACATGtgcttgttgtatttttttttaggttgaAATGGAAGATTTCAATCCTGATGACGAGCCCAAGGAACCcaagagagaagaggaagaagagagtgATCTGGTAGGACATGAAAAGCTTCACTTCATAAATGCGTGGTTCTTAGATTCATATCCACTATTTTTTTCCCATCTTCCATACAAGGCTTATCCAGTAATTTTTACACAAGTCATTAGTGTTATCTCGCCACTTCTTGTTTCAGCAAGGTGAGTTTTATGTCtcaaatgaaaagcaaaacagGTGAAATTCATGGAAACTGTCAGGTTCATTCAAAATAATTAGGCTCGTGCTCTTTTGTGTTTATGCAGCAATTAGAAAATTTACAGTGAAGCTCAAAGAAGAGCAGGGAAAATAGTACCAAGACTGAAACATATATATGATATGTATAGCTGGAGCAGTCCATTAACTAAAGGAGGAAAGTACCCCTTTAGTGttatgaattttatttttattttttctagcaTTTGCTCAGGTGTCCATGACTGACTTAGTTCAAAATAATTTTCATGCTCACCTTAATGTCAGGGAttaaaaaatggctttaaatGGTTCCTACCTCATGAGGAACTGTCTCACTTTAGTGTCCTGATTCTGGTGAAACCAAAACCAGTTGCTCAGTTTtggtttccttttatttttaaggcaCACTTTTATCTAGACAAATCACACGTAACACAACACTATAAAAATTTCTCAATGTGCAAAATGTTTTTACTCCTTACCACCCGCTTTTATTTTGTATGCCGTTACTACAAAGTTGAAAGTTTTTCGAGAAAGAATTGACATTAATTTTTCTGCCTAATTTTGC
The genomic region above belongs to Pelmatolapia mariae isolate MD_Pm_ZW linkage group LG15, Pm_UMD_F_2, whole genome shotgun sequence and contains:
- the ylpm1 gene encoding YLP motif-containing protein 1 isoform X3, which produces MYPTWGNYGAPQSQNYGGAGPRKPLAGSHTGQAPGFGGFEASSSGSLFSSLQEQHLQQMQQLQMLHQKQLQSVLQHGSNASTAAPAYGVAHTGGYMGSSWRPEGPAHVDSGAGAQSYFKPEETSATRVPPAPKQGHQQPPPLPPQPHPTDTQPVPPPPEPQPSKPPENSSPPKPKEAPTAEDEKSLPLQEQQQLWYKQHLQNLQKLKQERAKQNQKDGDGSFPLPPPPGKTAPPPPPLEPPKSTPPPPPPKEEPPTPPPLPEEVRSENVGKSPTFTDTPEVPKDPEEAARLQQLQAAAAHWQQVQQQRAGLQYQALMQQHEKLQQILEQYQRLIQQPANLQSMSAEMQLRHYEMQQQQFTPLFQDWNHSFTLWYEQFQSYPHKDQLQDYGHQWKQWKEQMNATNAHLQERVATLTAMVPFASSQYNSGMMGQYGQYPVQDMPLQQSVNPGMQQTPVTVGPRLQGPQPTGFVTHSESPAVPSVRGSAPSGIGVQPPVPPVVQPPSFNNVRGPRVNNPRFEQPQQRFDGPPRFDQPQQRFDGPPRFDHPQQRFDGPPRFDQPQNRFEGPPRFDQPRHRFDGPPRFDQQRQRFDGPPRFDQPRFGQPPRFDSTRLTGPSPRLECPPKLQEKQQQGMLPKVEPVTPQPPTPDSKTLEKSSDKSLSENEKDKLKSVDKSASEDMTDDNLLSTEGFFVQSEPIPQTLQTDTKPEDSNSSVTLDKGEKSEPVNSKPSVNTSPAVTSNTTTQNSHKPDGPLGNSKPPQIPKSSGIQPEPQKQSKLDPPKPPPGRGRGQPPVPSQVRGRGRGQRSSGEFKGQNTVPIGEEMGEMPYDYMPPEENVGMQEEQENYYWQDPSHEQFGGEESEMPPEEMWMPEEHHFTEEEYYQEPIGGPHMGRGGPPMMRGRPPMPRGGPPMGRGGPPMGRGGPPMGRGCPPMGRGGPPMVRGGPPMVRGGPPMGRGGPPMGRGGPPMGRGGPPMARGGPPMGRGLPMGRGLPMGRGGPSMGREEPVDRHWEEAESNEYLEDEDPYWIERRPPMRGMRPPFPPGRGRPPRGHPGFMLQGRGRPPFPPHGPIDHEPLGHGMESDDSNMDPSRHPMYHGHEPPSHAMHPDVGRGRRRVPPPPHEMIDHLEEPIYDEGTEGELDWQPPPGRGPPPPPHEILDREGLRRRPMGRGIGRGMWRPGPTHEDYEEGYKEGYAVDYDHGEDGYRCRPPPDYRPDDCRRDARYHESEWDREHALPERDYPPRKAPSEPFREPHWQEERERGHPYQYDELERGRGELRIREYRDEPPYRKDEPSYPPPSDWDRPSRRPPLPDRGYPIDYEDRRPRYEEQRDEIPLHIPPPAAAPVTNLPESSVEAASGANVLALSQRQHEIILKAAQELKLIRELQEGKTSGSESKPAQTDVLPDLPAGLLGLEIPPEVRNVLKGMTATTQTTAAESVPLDIKSTATHYQPSFPAPAVPVIPKTVDYGHGHEPGTTVERISYGERIVLRPDPVPSDRGYEKEPLRDPYGRDPYYERRSDPYMDRREYSRERELYREKPEYERERFDRERYPLRERDDRSPLASSLRSGYRERDRDVRDRDRSGSRDPDEHYGRPGYDRPPYERAILERTGPERYSHSPSPYMDRRSYPDDRGPPTAPPIPPPQPPPRVEKKPEIKNIDDILKLPGRLSRPERIVIIMRGLPGSGKTHVAKLIRDKEVECGGAPPRVLVLDDYFMTEVEKVEKDPDTGKRVKKKAMEYEYEPEMEDTYRSSMLKTFKKTLDDGFFPFIILDTINDRVKHFDQFWSAAKTKGFEVYLAEITADTQTCAKRNVHGRTLKDIMKMSNNWEPSPRHMVRLDVRSLLQDAAIEEVEMEDFNPDDEPKEPKREEEEESDLGYIPKSKWEMDTSEAKLDKLDGLGSGGKRKREGEHMAGLEDYLQLPDDYATRMSEPGKKRVRWADLEEQKDADRKRAIGFVVGQTDWEKITDESGQLAQRALNRTKYF